The Coffea arabica cultivar ET-39 chromosome 10e, Coffea Arabica ET-39 HiFi, whole genome shotgun sequence region ACTGTGAAGAAACCACTCGTTTACAAATGTTGTTACACAATTTTGGACTAAAGAGTGGTATTCCAAATTCTACACTTAACGGAACCCACTCATATTTCTCATCATCAGAAATAGAGCTTTCAGGTTCCTGTTCTTTGTATAGTCTTAGCAGGCGAATATAACCAATGGTCAGGAGATCTATCTTTTTCGCAAGGTCATTTAACATTACatttaattttgagcactcttctGGGCATAACCCCAGCTCTTCACCTATGCAAGCTGGTGAACCATCTGAATTTTTCAAGGGCAATGGGATATCCAAAGTAATGGTTTTTCCATCCTTATCAAGGTCATCCCTGCTAAGAGGCTGCACCAGCACAGCTGAATGTTTAAGTAGCGAATTTAAACAATGTAAAAGAATACTACCTTTAACTAAATTTCCCTCGAACTTTCCTCCTAAACCCCCTACAGTTGATCCATCCCAAGACCATATCAGAGCCTTCTCACAACCAGCTAATGGTGCCGGAAGCAATCTTAAGCATTGACCTTTCATCAAAATAACTGATATAGGTCCACTAGCCACAGCAGAATATAGGACCAATTTCATCCAAGGAGTCATTGAAGAGTAACAAGGTGGACCAAAATGAATTGGACCTTTTGGTCCCGGCAAAACTGAGGAAGGAGGCAGTGGAACCATTGACACCACAATGTCATAGTCACGCAAAAACAAACGATCTAAAGTTGCTGGCGAAAGAGCAGCCAGGCTTTCGCACCGAAGAATATCCACTCGATACCTCCTCTGTTTCTTTGACAATTCTTTTCCACCATCAGAACTTTCACTCCATGCTGGTTTCTCATTTTTCTGGGAGCTATGATCTGAAACAGAATCCCCAATTAAGGAATCATTCCCTTCTGATATAACAGCAGAGGAGATGTCATTACCAGTACTTTCAGATACATGTTCAGAAGGACCAGATTCCTCTATCGATATGCTTAAATTAGTTGAATCATCTGTactttttgcaaattcttttgTATCAGAACCTCCTAACTCATCAGTAGTCAATGCCTCAATAACTGAAGAAGCATCCTCTTCTGCACTTAAAGATGACATGTCAATTTTGTCTCTTTCATCAGAAATAACCCCACCAGAGGTCAGACATTCCAGGACACAACGTAGGCTGAATGCATGATTGGCAAATTCCTGAAGTTCTCCTTCAAACTTTGCACCCTCTAATGTACTCAAATCTTTGCAAAGATCCACAATGCTAGCATGACCAAGTTTTCCTGCTTCATATAATGTCACGGCATGAGATTTTAGACCTGCACACAGCATGAGGAGTAAAAGATTTCAGGTCAGGGTTTAGTGAGAATCTAGCAAAGAAGAGACCAAAAGCATAAGAATAATCAAACCTGGTGATACAGATCCCATCATCAAGTAAGATGTGATATTAGCATCAACCACAAAAGCAACACGAGTATAACCGGAAGCTTGGCTAGTATTATCAGTCCATAAAACTTCTCCGGGTGGAGGAGCGCTGCCATCAATTGACATATTTGCTGAGCCCATGATAGCATCCTCTTCATCACTAAGCAGACTTTTAGGAGAGCCAGGTACATTTGAATCTTGAAGAATAGATGCTGGATCTATTAACTTTTCAGCCCATCCCAATCGGCAAACAAAAGATGCAGCTGCCTGCAGCTGAGAAAGATCAGCCTGTAGTGTTGCAGCCAATTCAGCAACAGTAGAATTCTCATTCGCGACCACAAAAACAGCATAAAGCAACCTGTGTGATGGGATTGATAAAGATCATATGATCTTGAGGTCAATACTGAGTCAATCAAATCAAAATGGTAGACAATATCTCCTTTTAGAAAAATGAGTTCCATACTCTTCAATAGGATCTTCATAAGATTGTTCTCTATTTGAAACAAAACCTTCAAGCCTGGAAACTGCAACGACATATATCAACACTCAAAATCTCAAACAGATGAGCATAAAAAAATGATAGAAGAGAATTAAAAGTCATCTGATTTTGGTTCCAGACAGCCCCATTAGATTGAGGAATGTAATCTTTAGGATGGCTTGTAAAGCATATCCTAAAATGTTGACATAAATGTAAAAGAAATTCTAAATTAATTCAACGATGATACAAGTTAATTAAGCTGATTACTGTAATACTTTCTTGTTCACGTATGTCCAGGGAAAAAGAGCTATTACATCTTAGAATAGTTTCTTTTCAAAAAGTATGCACCAAGGTTTACTGCCCTGATCATTCTCTCATTAACTCTAGTAGACCATTCTGGGCCAACAAAGCTCTAGACATCAGATAAAATGGAAAAGGAGTTGGCTCTATTTGAGTGCATAAGGATACAACTCTATCTACATCTGATTTATGTTCATGCAACAACCATGACAAGGAAAGATTTGAAATTCCCTCCTTTCCAGTATGCAATTTGGTCATTACCAAACAAGCAGCGGTATATGAAAATTCCCCATTACTTTTCAGTATGTGTGCAAACATGATAGTATCCATACAAATAAAAAAGTAAGCACTAAAGTGCCTCATCCACCTTTTGTCTTAAACAGTTATGCCAAGAAGAAAACCCATCTCCAAACCTACTCATCAAGGAATTGTCATTGAAGAAGACTTGCAAATCCAAAAACTTAAGAACTctaaattgagaaaaatcacaTTCAGAACATACTAAAACAAGTCAAGAGCATAAGCTCCCCAAGCCTCGTGTCTTTATAACATTcgataaattcaaatttgaaagcaCATCTTACAGTTCTACAGCTAGCAAAAGTACAGATGCAAACATGTCCTTCACATGAAGTG contains the following coding sequences:
- the LOC113712336 gene encoding uncharacterized protein, whose product is MQRLPATIEEQLIVKAIKEECLWDKLPKRLQATFNSRDEWHRRVIDHCIKKRLPWNTCFARKVCKEGEYYEEMMRYLRRNLALFPYHLAEYICRVMRLSPFRYYCEIIFEVMRNEQPYDSIPNFSAADALRLTGIGRNEFIDIMNKCRSKKIMWKLNKSIAKELLPSQPVDFTIEPWWGVCLVNFTLDEFKKLSEDEMATIDKICKEEANSFILFDPDIVKGLYRRGLVYFDVPVFPDDHFKVSRLEGFVSNREQSYEDPIEELLYAVFVVANENSTVAELAATLQADLSQLQAAASFVCRLGWAEKLIDPASILQDSNVPGSPKSLLSDEEDAIMGSANMSIDGSAPPPGEVLWTDNTSQASGYTRVAFVVDANITSYLMMGSVSPGLKSHAVTLYEAGKLGHASIVDLCKDLSTLEGAKFEGELQEFANHAFSLRCVLECLTSGGVISDERDKIDMSSLSAEEDASSVIEALTTDELGGSDTKEFAKSTDDSTNLSISIEESGPSEHVSESTGNDISSAVISEGNDSLIGDSVSDHSSQKNEKPAWSESSDGGKELSKKQRRYRVDILRCESLAALSPATLDRLFLRDYDIVVSMVPLPPSSVLPGPKGPIHFGPPCYSSMTPWMKLVLYSAVASGPISVILMKGQCLRLLPAPLAGCEKALIWSWDGSTVGGLGGKFEGNLVKGSILLHCLNSLLKHSAVLVQPLSRDDLDKDGKTITLDIPLPLKNSDGSPACIGEELGLCPEECSKLNVMLNDLAKKIDLLTIGYIRLLRLYKEQEPESSISDDEKYEWVPLSVEFGIPLFSPKLCNNICKRVVSSQLLQTELLTEHHDAMQDTRKRLRDICGEYQATGPAARLLYQKEQPKESSRQLMNYASGRWNPLVDPSSPISGASSEHQRLKLANRQRSKTEVLSFDGNILRSYALTSIYEAAIRPDEESLILSTSKVESDEADSKEVVLPGVNLLFDGSGLRPFDIAACLQARVPVSLVFEASAASASSMVK